In Silene latifolia isolate original U9 population chromosome X, ASM4854445v1, whole genome shotgun sequence, the following proteins share a genomic window:
- the LOC141617973 gene encoding uncharacterized protein LOC141617973 — protein sequence MANDTRTIREIRARNYDEKPLCITYPPFVANANFELKGFFIHNLPKFHGHVGNDPNCHLSEFHMMYEGAIPNGVTEDQFKLRAFPFSLLDSAKDWLFYLAPGSIRTWKEMKAAFLEKYYPDSRHNRAKKAINTIE from the coding sequence ATGGCGAATGACACGAGAACCATCCGGGAAATACGAGCAAGGAATTATGATGAGAAACCCTTGTGTATCACCTATCCCCCTTTTGTAGCCAATGCAAATTTCGAACTCAAAGGCTTCTTTATTCATAACTTGCCTAAGTTCCATGGCCATGTGGGGAATGACCCAAACTGTCACCTTTCGGAATTTCACATGATGTATGAAGGTGCCATTCCGAATGGGGTGACGGAGGATCAATTCAAACTACGAGCCTTCCCATTTTCTTTGTTGGATTCGGCCAAAGATTGGCTCTTTTATCTTGCTCCGGGATCTATAAGAACTTGGAAGGAAATGAAGGCGGCTTTCCTTGAGAAGTACTACCCCGATTCACGCCACAACCGTGCTAAGAAGGCCATTAACACCATAGAATAA